One genomic window of Comamonas serinivorans includes the following:
- a CDS encoding TetR/AcrR family transcriptional regulator, translated as MNQKRQQIDTAKSSATAPAARRKRQAAAADAGQIRDRDRDRYHHGDLRQALVQAGLALAREGGPAAVVLREATRRAGVAPNAAYRHFANHQALFDAVRAAALGALAQAIEAEMTEAKAIADPVVRSRALLAAVGRGYLGFARRETGWFRTAFASGAHDVAVPTDPARTAAMGLNPYELLTYALDAMQAAGVLPDARRPMAEFLAWSAVHGMAMLMIDGPLRHVPPEHLQALGQRLLVMVEQGL; from the coding sequence ATGAATCAAAAACGACAGCAGATTGATACTGCAAAATCATCTGCCACCGCCCCAGCTGCCCGCCGCAAGCGCCAGGCAGCAGCCGCCGATGCCGGGCAGATCCGAGACCGGGATCGGGACCGCTACCACCATGGCGACCTGCGCCAGGCCCTGGTGCAGGCGGGGCTGGCCCTGGCGCGCGAGGGTGGGCCGGCGGCCGTGGTGCTGCGCGAGGCCACGCGCCGGGCCGGCGTGGCGCCCAACGCCGCCTACCGCCACTTTGCCAACCACCAGGCCTTGTTCGACGCCGTGCGCGCGGCCGCCCTGGGCGCGCTGGCCCAGGCCATCGAGGCCGAGATGACCGAGGCCAAGGCCATCGCCGATCCCGTGGTGCGGTCACGCGCCTTGCTGGCCGCGGTGGGGCGCGGCTACTTGGGCTTTGCGCGCCGCGAAACGGGGTGGTTTCGCACCGCGTTCGCCTCCGGCGCCCACGACGTCGCCGTGCCGACCGACCCCGCCCGCACCGCGGCCATGGGCCTCAACCCCTACGAGTTGCTGACCTACGCGCTGGATGCGATGCAGGCCGCCGGCGTGCTGCCCGACGCGCGCCGCCCCATGGCCGAATTCCTGGCCTGGTCGGCCGTGCACGGCATGGCCATGCTGATGATCGACGGCCCGCTGCGCCATGTGCCGCCCGAGCACCTGCAGGCCCTGGGTCAGCGCCTGCTGGTGATGGTCGAGCAGGGTCTGTGA
- the mdtD gene encoding multidrug transporter subunit MdtD, which produces MATSFNPAERRLLWLVAIGFFMQTLDSTIVNTALPSIANSFQESPLHMQMAVVAYGLAVAAVIPASGWLADRFGTRRIFMTAAVLFSLGSAACAAAHTLNQLVAARVLQGLGGALLLPVGRLAVLRSFERDKFLDAMAFVAIPGLMGQLIGPTLGGWLVEILTWHWIFLINVPVGVLGVLAARVWMPDLRQANLGGFDLSGFVMLTVAMVTLSLSVDGLGGLGMRHATVLVLLLVGLAMLAAYWLHALKVPKPLFSPVLFRIQSFRVGILGNLFARIGSGAMPFLIPMLMQLHMGYTPAQAGMLMLPVALASMGTKRVAIRIIRRYGYRNVLAINTVLLGVQIAGFALMSPDQPLWLRIVQMAVFGAFNSMQFTCMNTVTLKDMDAANASSGNSMLSMVQMLSMSLGVTVAAALVATFTAWFTPATAEHALMAFRAAFVSIGIVTACSAWIFWQLRPDTVAEGELHRDSPAG; this is translated from the coding sequence ATGGCCACTTCGTTCAACCCCGCCGAACGGCGCCTGCTCTGGCTGGTCGCCATCGGCTTTTTCATGCAGACGCTGGACTCCACCATCGTCAACACCGCGCTGCCCAGCATCGCCAACAGCTTCCAGGAAAGCCCGCTGCACATGCAGATGGCCGTGGTGGCCTACGGCCTGGCCGTGGCCGCGGTCATCCCGGCCTCGGGCTGGCTGGCCGACCGCTTTGGCACGCGGCGCATCTTCATGACGGCGGCCGTGCTGTTTTCCCTCGGCTCGGCCGCCTGCGCCGCGGCGCACACCCTCAACCAGCTGGTGGCCGCGCGCGTGCTGCAGGGCCTGGGCGGCGCGCTGCTGCTGCCCGTGGGCCGGCTCGCGGTGCTGCGCTCGTTCGAGCGCGACAAGTTCCTGGACGCCATGGCCTTCGTCGCCATCCCTGGCCTCATGGGCCAGCTCATCGGCCCCACGCTGGGGGGCTGGCTGGTCGAGATCCTGACCTGGCACTGGATCTTCCTCATCAACGTGCCCGTGGGGGTGCTGGGCGTCCTCGCCGCGCGCGTGTGGATGCCGGACCTGCGCCAGGCCAACCTCGGCGGCTTCGACCTGTCCGGCTTCGTCATGCTCACCGTGGCCATGGTCACGCTGTCGCTCTCGGTCGACGGCCTGGGCGGGCTGGGCATGCGCCACGCCACGGTGCTGGTGCTGCTGCTCGTCGGGCTGGCCATGCTGGCGGCCTACTGGCTGCACGCGCTCAAGGTGCCCAAGCCGCTGTTCTCGCCCGTGCTGTTCCGCATCCAGAGCTTTCGCGTGGGCATCCTCGGCAACCTGTTCGCCCGCATCGGCTCGGGCGCCATGCCCTTCCTCATCCCCATGCTGATGCAGCTGCACATGGGCTACACGCCAGCCCAGGCCGGCATGCTGATGCTGCCCGTGGCCCTGGCCAGCATGGGCACCAAGCGCGTCGCCATCCGCATCATCCGGCGCTATGGCTACCGCAACGTGCTGGCCATCAACACCGTGCTGCTGGGCGTGCAGATCGCGGGGTTCGCGCTCATGTCGCCCGACCAGCCGCTGTGGCTGCGCATCGTGCAGATGGCGGTGTTCGGCGCCTTCAACTCCATGCAGTTCACCTGCATGAACACGGTCACGCTCAAGGACATGGACGCCGCCAACGCCAGCAGCGGCAACTCCATGCTGTCCATGGTGCAGATGCTGTCCATGAGCCTGGGCGTGACCGTGGCCGCCGCGCTGGTCGCCACCTTCACGGCCTGGTTCACCCCGGCCACGGCCGAGCACGCGCTCATGGCCTTCCGTGCCGCCTTCGTCAGCATCGGCATCGTCACCGCCTGCTCGGCCTGGATCTTCTGGCAACTGCGCCCCGACACCGTGGCCGAGGGCGAGCTGCACCGGGACTCGCCGGCGGGTTGA
- a CDS encoding PLP-dependent aminotransferase family protein: protein MDAPLYLQLAQRLSQHIAQGTFAPGEQFPSVRQLMKTHQISMSTAVQVCHTLEDWGLLQARPRSGYYVDAAPRAGLSRASEALPTRRLTQPDSFTGLHATIARWLDLLEATPPRINFMTGVGAPELYPTAALQRLAASALRQHPEVMTQMTRRYGHPDFLAVLAKRAATRGMQLRADQITVTNGAIEALTLALRALCQPGDTVAVESPTFYGALQALEALGLRPLELPTSPSTGLSVEALAMALDDPRTPIRALLCMPTLHNPLGCTMPDAHKRAVLQLCGEHGVPIIEDDIYADMGAAASHCQPIKAMDETGLVIHCSSLNKSLAPGMRIGWMSAGRWQARVEMLKYSQSRFPEELGQIVLARFLASKSHDRYLRRLQQDLRERRQALADEVARCFGDQVKLTPPDGGLFLWLELPAGVSAMQLGHDALARGIHIAPGPLFSGQPRMDRFVRLSAGMASRADITDGMRSLSELMAQQLQPPGGGAMH, encoded by the coding sequence ATGGATGCACCGCTTTACCTTCAGCTGGCCCAGCGCCTGTCGCAGCACATCGCCCAGGGCACCTTCGCGCCCGGCGAGCAGTTCCCCTCGGTGCGCCAGCTCATGAAAACCCACCAGATCAGCATGAGCACCGCCGTGCAGGTCTGCCACACGCTGGAGGACTGGGGCCTGCTGCAGGCCAGGCCGCGCTCGGGCTACTACGTCGATGCCGCGCCGCGTGCCGGGCTGTCGCGCGCCTCCGAAGCCCTGCCCACGCGGCGCCTGACCCAGCCGGACAGCTTCACCGGCCTGCACGCCACCATCGCGCGCTGGCTCGACCTGCTGGAGGCCACGCCGCCACGCATCAACTTCATGACCGGCGTGGGGGCGCCCGAGCTTTACCCCACGGCCGCCCTGCAACGCCTGGCCGCCAGCGCCCTGCGCCAGCACCCCGAGGTGATGACGCAGATGACGCGCCGCTACGGTCACCCCGATTTCCTGGCCGTGCTGGCCAAGCGCGCCGCCACGCGGGGGATGCAGTTGCGCGCCGACCAGATCACGGTCACCAACGGCGCCATCGAGGCCTTGACGCTGGCCTTGCGCGCGCTGTGCCAGCCCGGCGACACCGTGGCCGTGGAATCACCGACCTTCTACGGCGCGCTGCAGGCGCTCGAGGCCCTGGGGCTGCGCCCGCTCGAGCTGCCCACCAGCCCCAGCACCGGCCTCTCGGTCGAGGCCCTGGCCATGGCGCTGGACGACCCGCGCACGCCGATCCGCGCCCTGCTGTGCATGCCCACGCTGCACAACCCGCTGGGCTGCACCATGCCCGACGCCCACAAGCGCGCGGTGCTGCAGCTGTGCGGCGAGCACGGCGTGCCCATCATCGAAGACGACATCTACGCCGACATGGGCGCCGCGGCCAGCCACTGCCAGCCCATCAAGGCCATGGACGAGACCGGCCTGGTGATCCACTGCAGCTCGCTGAACAAAAGCCTGGCGCCGGGCATGCGGATCGGCTGGATGTCGGCCGGGCGCTGGCAGGCGCGCGTCGAGATGCTCAAGTACAGCCAGAGCCGCTTTCCCGAAGAGCTGGGCCAGATCGTGCTGGCCCGCTTTCTGGCCAGCAAGAGCCACGACCGCTACCTGCGCCGCCTGCAGCAGGACCTGCGCGAGCGGCGCCAGGCCCTGGCCGACGAGGTGGCGCGCTGCTTTGGCGACCAGGTCAAGCTCACGCCCCCCGATGGCGGCCTGTTCCTGTGGCTGGAGCTGCCGGCCGGCGTCAGCGCCATGCAGCTGGGGCACGACGCGCTGGCGCGCGGCATCCACATCGCGCCGGGGCCGCTGTTCTCGGGCCAGCCGCGCATGGACCGCTTCGTGCGCCTGAGCGCCGGCATGGCCTCGCGCGCCGACATCACCGACGGCATGCGCAGCCTCAGCGAGCTGATGGCGCAGCAACTGCAACCCCCGGGCGGCGGCGCCATGCACTGA
- a CDS encoding ankyrin repeat domain-containing protein yields the protein MTERTPAEASRPDPLVARYREASELLAEQPDARLRDQVLAFAQAQAQSRAPGNAASVLAPEGAAAGDGAAPRVPPATPTDAATTSRAAANEPRWLWRAAACVAMVGVIGGIALTLDREDTAEQVAFNTVAPQAETASPAPADDAPRVALAQAPEAAPAPAPAPTAPPPSAEPARPAAPAAEPSVAHAPAVAAADTRMAKARRADEAAAPSAAMAAAEVPAQPADGERLALANADTAPPSDAAAPPAPAPMAARSRTPARAESAAAPAPQAAVAAAPEAAGGAPLAAPARAAAVAPAAAPAAAPVSSMTAPAAAVARAPASHPGLATPLQRAVQARDLPAARAALQAGAGVDVRDAQGRTPLMQAALLGDAPLVRLLLQHGAQRTLRDPQGLRAADLARQQGHAEVAALLTPPD from the coding sequence ATGACCGAGCGCACCCCCGCCGAAGCCAGCCGGCCCGATCCACTGGTGGCGCGCTACCGCGAGGCCAGCGAGCTGCTGGCCGAGCAACCCGACGCCCGCCTGCGCGACCAGGTGCTGGCGTTTGCGCAAGCCCAGGCGCAAAGCCGCGCGCCAGGAAACGCGGCATCCGTCCTGGCGCCCGAAGGCGCCGCAGCCGGCGATGGCGCCGCACCGCGGGTGCCGCCCGCCACGCCGACCGACGCCGCCACCACATCGCGTGCAGCCGCCAACGAGCCGCGTTGGCTCTGGCGTGCCGCTGCCTGCGTCGCCATGGTGGGCGTGATCGGGGGCATCGCGCTGACCCTGGACCGCGAGGACACGGCCGAACAGGTGGCCTTCAACACCGTTGCCCCCCAGGCCGAGACGGCGTCACCGGCCCCTGCCGACGATGCCCCCCGCGTGGCCCTGGCGCAGGCGCCCGAGGCGGCACCCGCTCCAGCACCTGCGCCCACTGCACCGCCGCCGTCTGCCGAACCGGCCAGACCCGCAGCCCCCGCGGCCGAGCCTTCTGTCGCGCACGCGCCCGCCGTGGCCGCGGCGGACACCCGGATGGCCAAGGCCCGCCGTGCGGATGAAGCCGCTGCGCCATCGGCCGCCATGGCGGCGGCCGAGGTCCCCGCTCAACCGGCGGATGGCGAGCGCCTCGCCCTGGCCAACGCCGACACGGCGCCCCCATCCGATGCTGCCGCGCCCCCGGCACCCGCGCCGATGGCCGCGCGCTCGCGCACGCCGGCCCGGGCCGAGTCGGCCGCAGCCCCGGCACCCCAAGCCGCCGTGGCGGCAGCGCCCGAGGCGGCAGGTGGGGCTCCTCTGGCAGCGCCGGCTCGCGCAGCGGCAGTAGCACCCGCGGCGGCACCTGCGGCCGCACCCGTCAGCAGCATGACAGCCCCAGCCGCTGCGGTGGCGCGTGCCCCCGCGTCGCACCCCGGCCTCGCCACCCCGCTGCAGCGCGCCGTGCAGGCACGCGACCTGCCGGCTGCGCGCGCGGCCCTGCAGGCCGGCGCGGGCGTGGACGTGCGCGACGCACAAGGCCGCACGCCCTTGATGCAGGCGGCCTTGCTCGGCGACGCGCCCCTGGTCCGCCTGCTGCTGCAACACGGCGCCCAGCGCACGCTGCGCGACCCCCAGGGTCTGCGGGCCGCCGACCTGGCCCGCCAGCAAGGCCACGCCGAGGTGGCGGCCCTGCTCACGCCGCCCGACTGA
- a CDS encoding RNA polymerase sigma factor produces the protein MSLPAAPPSDEALMLAYAQHGDLRAFETLYERLALPMWRYVLRSVGDRAMADDIAQDTWFNVVRAAASYQPTARFKTWLFTLAHNRLVDHLRAKRPQVSLSADTDEGLALANTLAVDSGFGPLQQVAHRQQAQALLDALAELPELQREAFLMQAEAGLSLAEIAEATGTSTETVKSRLRYARQKLRQSLEALA, from the coding sequence ATGTCCCTTCCGGCAGCCCCACCCAGCGACGAGGCCTTGATGCTGGCGTATGCCCAGCACGGCGACCTGCGCGCGTTCGAAACGCTGTACGAGCGCCTGGCCCTGCCCATGTGGCGCTATGTGCTGCGCAGCGTGGGCGATCGCGCCATGGCCGACGACATCGCCCAGGACACCTGGTTCAACGTGGTGCGCGCGGCCGCCAGCTACCAGCCCACGGCCCGCTTCAAGACCTGGCTGTTCACGCTGGCGCACAACCGCCTGGTGGACCACCTGCGGGCCAAGCGCCCCCAGGTCAGCCTCAGCGCCGACACCGACGAGGGCTTGGCGCTGGCCAACACGCTGGCCGTGGACTCGGGCTTCGGCCCCCTGCAGCAGGTGGCGCACCGGCAACAGGCGCAAGCCCTGCTGGACGCCCTGGCCGAGCTACCCGAGCTGCAGCGCGAGGCCTTCCTGATGCAGGCCGAAGCCGGTCTGTCGCTGGCCGAGATCGCCGAGGCCACCGGCACGAGCACGGAGACCGTCAAGAGCCGCCTGCGCTACGCGCGGCAAAAGCTGCGGCAATCGCTGGAGGCCCTGGCATGA
- a CDS encoding Bug family tripartite tricarboxylate transporter substrate binding protein, translating into MTPIQPPALLTPSRRQWLCGAAALAGSGLAAPVQAKTEAYPKGPVKLVVPFTPGGATDVIARKLGDQLSKSLNAPFVIENKPGAFGMIGTDQVVKAAPDGQTIGLILSGVVLINPHIYTKVPYQVERDIALISKVADTAGVLAVHPSVPVKNAQDFVAYLKANPDKLNFGSYGQGSSPHLLCEYLRKTLDARMNHVPYKGEAPLVQDMLGNQVQVGIASLNAQKQHFDAGKLRPIALIAGQRTAAMPELATMAEQGFGDDVFRMQNWFGIIAPKATPAAIQDQLAQAIGAVMATPEMQEMIVKMGYTPVADSTPRKLVAEYREWAPRWKKLAELSGAKIDQ; encoded by the coding sequence ATGACCCCGATCCAGCCGCCAGCCCTGCTCACCCCCTCGCGCCGCCAGTGGTTGTGCGGCGCAGCGGCCCTCGCGGGCAGCGGCCTGGCCGCCCCGGTGCAGGCCAAGACCGAGGCCTACCCCAAGGGCCCGGTGAAGCTCGTTGTGCCCTTCACGCCCGGCGGTGCCACCGACGTCATCGCGCGCAAGCTGGGCGACCAGCTCAGCAAGTCCCTGAACGCGCCCTTCGTGATCGAGAACAAGCCGGGCGCCTTCGGCATGATCGGCACCGACCAGGTGGTGAAAGCCGCGCCCGACGGCCAGACCATCGGCCTGATCCTCAGCGGCGTGGTGCTCATCAACCCGCACATCTACACCAAGGTGCCCTATCAGGTGGAGCGCGACATCGCCCTGATCTCGAAAGTGGCCGACACGGCCGGCGTGCTGGCGGTGCACCCCTCGGTGCCGGTGAAGAACGCACAGGACTTCGTCGCCTACCTGAAGGCCAACCCCGACAAGCTGAACTTCGGCTCCTACGGCCAGGGCTCGTCGCCGCACCTGCTGTGCGAGTACCTGCGCAAGACGCTGGATGCGCGCATGAACCACGTGCCCTACAAGGGCGAAGCCCCGCTGGTGCAGGACATGCTGGGCAACCAGGTGCAGGTGGGCATCGCCAGCCTCAACGCCCAGAAGCAGCACTTCGACGCCGGCAAGCTGCGCCCGATCGCCCTCATCGCGGGCCAGCGCACGGCCGCCATGCCGGAGCTGGCCACCATGGCCGAACAAGGCTTTGGCGACGACGTGTTCCGCATGCAGAACTGGTTCGGCATCATCGCGCCCAAGGCCACGCCCGCCGCCATCCAGGATCAGCTGGCCCAGGCCATCGGCGCCGTGATGGCCACGCCCGAGATGCAGGAGATGATCGTCAAGATGGGTTACACGCCGGTGGCCGACAGCACGCCCCGCAAGCTGGTCGCCGAGTACCGCGAGTGGGCGCCGCGCTGGAAAAAGCTCGCCGAGCTGTCGGGCGCCAAGATCGACCAGTGA
- a CDS encoding sensor histidine kinase, translating to MPAPAGGAAAPADAPAASADARAPRRLADALARDLILAVAAVVLLALAGTAAFLLQQINRNFDTELVESAHRMMDVAMHQVDRDLPGAHTAPAAPLLSDPPLFHDDDLVVQLVDAQGRIWLRTQAAPLTAFAVEQREGFHDLAGWRIYVAAHPGRPLYLYLADPLAERTEAVVSAMTTLTLAWAVVLVALAALLVVLARKRIGMVSALQQQIGTRSGNHLQPLALTGMPVELAALARDVNALLARLQEALQVERALAANAAHELRTPLAAAQLRLATAMSSGVQNEHVQAAHQALISLQHRTEKLLQLSRAESAQALNLQAVNLNELASTVAQEMWRQHPAAQSQLDLVLAEDPAPRAWAEPDAVAIALRNLIENALRYAGSAEIELRVLAPATLQLRDAGPGVPPERLAQLRERHVRASADHAGFGLGLSIVASVAAKQGAQLVLRSPPDGLPRGFEASLLLRPAEAASAPGPLR from the coding sequence ACCAGCGGGCGGGGCCGCGGCGCCAGCCGATGCACCCGCCGCGTCGGCCGACGCCCGCGCACCGCGCCGCCTGGCCGATGCGCTGGCGCGTGACCTCATCCTGGCTGTGGCCGCCGTGGTGCTGCTGGCCCTGGCCGGCACGGCGGCCTTTCTGCTGCAGCAGATCAACCGCAACTTCGACACCGAGCTGGTGGAAAGCGCCCACCGCATGATGGACGTGGCCATGCACCAGGTGGACCGCGACCTGCCGGGGGCACACACCGCGCCCGCCGCGCCGCTGCTCAGCGACCCGCCGCTGTTCCACGACGACGACCTGGTCGTGCAACTGGTCGACGCCCAGGGCCGCATCTGGCTGCGCACCCAGGCCGCGCCGCTGACCGCCTTCGCCGTCGAGCAGCGCGAGGGCTTCCACGACCTGGCGGGCTGGCGCATCTACGTGGCGGCCCACCCCGGCCGGCCGCTCTACCTGTACCTGGCCGACCCCCTGGCCGAGCGCACCGAGGCCGTGGTCTCGGCCATGACCACGCTGACCCTGGCGTGGGCGGTGGTGCTGGTCGCGCTGGCGGCCCTGCTGGTCGTGCTGGCCCGCAAGCGCATCGGCATGGTGTCGGCCCTGCAGCAGCAGATCGGCACCCGCAGCGGCAACCACCTGCAACCGCTGGCGCTGACGGGCATGCCAGTCGAGCTGGCGGCCCTGGCGCGCGATGTGAACGCCCTGCTGGCCCGCCTGCAAGAGGCCTTGCAGGTCGAACGCGCACTGGCCGCCAATGCCGCCCACGAGCTGCGCACGCCGCTGGCCGCCGCCCAGCTGCGCCTGGCCACGGCCATGTCCAGCGGGGTGCAGAACGAACACGTGCAGGCCGCGCACCAGGCCCTCATCAGCCTGCAACACCGCACCGAAAAGCTGCTGCAGCTCTCGCGCGCCGAGTCGGCCCAGGCGCTGAACCTGCAGGCGGTGAACCTGAACGAGCTGGCGAGCACCGTGGCGCAGGAGATGTGGCGCCAGCACCCCGCCGCGCAAAGCCAGCTCGACCTGGTGCTGGCCGAAGACCCCGCGCCGCGGGCCTGGGCCGAGCCCGACGCGGTCGCCATCGCCCTGCGCAACCTCATCGAGAACGCCTTGCGCTACGCCGGCTCGGCCGAGATCGAGCTGCGTGTGCTGGCGCCGGCCACGCTGCAGCTGCGCGACGCCGGCCCCGGCGTGCCCCCCGAGCGCCTGGCCCAGCTGCGCGAACGCCACGTGCGCGCCAGCGCCGACCATGCGGGCTTTGGCCTGGGCCTGTCCATCGTCGCCAGCGTGGCCGCCAAGCAAGGCGCGCAGCTGGTGCTGCGCTCACCGCCCGACGGCCTGCCGCGTGGCTTCGAGGCCAGCCTGCTGCTGCGCCCAGCGGAAGCGGCCTCGGCGCCCGGCCCCCTGCGCTAG